The stretch of DNA aaatgtcaCAGAACATTTAGTTtcattgtatttttataatgaaatcATATATTATACCCCAAATATCTCGCACGAATCCCTTTTACGTTACATGAAAGATACTAAGTTATAATCGTTTACACTTCCAAGCTGCATCGTGGAAAAACTATCCCTGTCCATGCAAAGGTTTGTAGTTTTGAATGATCCCGAGTTGTAGTTTACTGTCTCGTTTAGAGTGCTTGCATGAGAACCACGATTGATTTATTCACGATTATTGATTATATTCTTGACTTCAAAATAGATGCTCATCCACCAAAGTACAGACAAGAGGGATCCAATAGTCCGGAGAAAAACGTAAGCAAAACGGGAACAATTTTATCAGAGGACTACGCAGAAATCGTGGACGAAGAAGGAGACTATTCAACGCCAGCTAGTGagtgtaatttaaaaaaaaaaaaaaaaaaaaaaaaaaaacaagtttATCATACTACCTGCCTTTTACACCCAAaggaatattaaactttgattgttaataattttaataattttagctAGAGATTATGAGATAGTCAGGAATCAAGTGGAACTAGGTGAAATCATTGGAGAGGGCCAGTTTGGCAATGTACATAAAGGTTCTTATAAAGGACGGGACAATCAAGTAATACCTGTAGCAGTTAAAACCTGTAAAGTCGATGCAGATCTTGCAACTTCGGAAAAATTTCTCGAAGAAGCCTGTAAAAAAATTTCTTCTTAATTTATCAACAGGGTAGAAGCTGGGGCTGTGTGATTAATACTTGTATAAAATTTCAGATATAATGCAACAATTCGAACATCCTCATATCATAAGACTCATAGGAGTATGTTCCGAAGCGCCAATTTGGTTGGTGATGGAATTGGCCAAATTAGGGGAGATGCGAGCTTATCTACAATCGAACAAACACCGTTTGGACCTCGCCACTCTTCTACTTTACACCTTTCAATTGAGCACTGCCTTATCGTATCTTGAGAGCAAGAAATTTGTACACAGGTAATTATAGAATTAATTACGATTCCAGAACAATTTTGTCTATCactgtaaatatttattaatttttatagagATATTGCTGCAAGAAATGTACTAGTCTCTGCACACAATTCCGTAAAATTAGCAGACTTTGGTCTTAGTAGATGGGTGGAAGATCAAAGTTATTATACAGCGAGTAGATGTAAGTTACCTATTAAATGGATGGCACCGGAGAGTATTAATTTTCGAAGATTTACAACGTCGTCTGACGTTTGGATGTTTGGTAGGTGTTTTAAGATAAAAACTAATGTTCTTTTCCATACTTGATAGTAATGTaaaatcttttctttttgcttcttCAGGTGTATGCATGTGGGAAATTTTAATGTTAGGTGTAAAACCGTTCCAAGGTGTAAAAAATAACGAAGTGATTCGTAAATTAGAGAACGGAGAAAGACTTGCGTTACCGAATCATTGTCCTCCGCGATTATATTCTTTGATGTCTCAGTGCTGGAGTTATGAACCCAGTAAACGTCCGACGTTTAAAGAAATCAGAGAAACGTTACAGTACGTAGATTtacttaataaatttaatttaatttgatcTTGGTTACCTTTGCTTGATTTCGTTGTCGATAGTTTgtgttaaattaaaaattacgatATTGTAGTGAAATTTTATTGGAAGAAAAACATCAGCAACAAGAAACGATGAGACGAGAGAACAGAAGAGTGCAAGCTATGTCTTGGGGtacgtaaaaagaaaataaagaataaattatattcGATGCAGTCGAGATACTTTGGTGAGCACGGAGCAGATAATTTTTCGTCATTTAGGTGCAGACGATGTACCACCACCTAAACCTTCGAGGCAACCGCAAAACACAACAGATCAATCTCAGCTAACCGCTGCAGCGCCGGTTTCGACATATATCGTGGCGCAAAGCCCCGAGGTTCTTGCACAACTTCTCAAGGATAATCAAACTAGGGGGGTATGTCCCTCCGTCTACACAACACCCGCCTCACCTTTCAATACCTTAGCCGTACAATTTCAAGACGAAGAGCAAGTCTTAACTACCGCCTTAGTTTCAGATCTACCCTTTTTCGATTCAGCCACCTCAGAACCTTCTGCCTCTCACGATACTCAATCAGGAGATTCCACTTTGTCCGACACTAATTTAGATTCCCTTGATTCCTCGGACACTCCTCTCATGTCGAGCCTTAATATTTCAGACGCGACACAAGCTCAATCCCCCGCTGCCAATAGAAAGCAGCAGAAGGTTAAAGAGATGCAAAATTTGTACGCGGTTAGTTCAAAAGTCGTTGGTAGCATTACCGGAGATTTGTATTCTCCCGTGCAAAAATTCACAACGTCCAGTGCTATTCCTGCTACAACTAGTGTAGCTACTTGTGGCGAAATATACGGGCCTGTCGCTAATTTCACGCAAAGTTCTGCCATCGTTGGTAATCTTAGTCAGAGTCCCAGCGTAGGTGGTAATTTTGGTGAAAATCCTGGAAACTTTGGGCCTAGTAGTTTAAATAGTATCGTAGGATTGAACAATCAAAACCACTCGTCAAATTTTGGCCAATTTTCTgctaataacacgaatcaaACATTCGGTGTTGCTCAACCGGTAAGCCAAAATTCTAGTTGCATACAAAATCCTGTCACTGCCGTCGCGTATCCTCGTGTACCGATCGTTAGTTCGACCAGTGCTGCTGTTCCTGGGTCAAATACGGAATGTTTGTACGGACCGGTACTGAAATTTCGAGCGCAAAACATTCAGAATCAAAATATCTCTGACTTGAAACCCGTAAACGTATCGGTTGGATCTGCCATACCAAATTCGAGAAGCAATTTAGCACACACTTCGGCTCCAGGACAAAATCTACAAGCACAGCCGATGCACACCCAGAATTATCAGCATCAGCAAATCTATTCGAACATTAGCCATCCAGGAACGCAACCAATGTACATGTCACAGTCGCAGAACGTTCAAAACATCCAAAAACAAAATCCCATTCATCAACCCGTTTCTTACATCCCAACACAACATACGAATCAGCAAAATCAAGCGACAGGTGCTAACCCAATTTACACGGCACAAACGGCTTCAGTTACGGTGGTGCAAGCTCAGAAGATTCAGGGCCCCGTATATGTACAACAAATTCAAGCTGGGATTGCGAGTCACGTACCGAGCGCTCAAGCAATGAACATGAATCAGCAATTGTCTTTTGAAATAGCACAAAGTCATCCCGTTCAAATGCATTTCGCCACATCAGGTGGTTCGGTTCAACCCACTAGCCAGCAACATATGCATCCAAGCACATCTAACATTGTAATGGGGCAACAATCGACTTCTGTTATCGCCACGCAGCATGCTCCGACACAATGCAACGTATCAAATCTGTCAGCAACCATGGCGAACGCAACACAGTATTTACCACAACCGGTGATGCAGACAGGAATCATAAGATCAAGCACTCCTCAGATAGCAACTGGTGTTGCAAAAATTACTACATTCGTAAACCAAAAACAAGACGAACAATTGACAAGCTCGACAGATGGTACACTCTCTGGATCACTGATATCTTCCGCTGTCAGTGATAGCACAATGTCATCGAGCAGCTCGATGACAGAGGAGGCACAGCAAGATCAGGTTTGGCAAAGCCTCCTAGGAATGACAATCGCATCCTCTATCTGCAACagcatattatttttatttatgattCGAAATTCTTGCAGCACCATACTTCTGTTGcaaatcaaatatatatacaatacatatatacatacatacatacatacatacatacagacatatatattatattgcttCTGGTATAATGCAGATGCGCTCACATGCTCGTTTAAATTCACACAATGGCccttttctttcgtttataCACAACTAGACGATATTTTTTGTTTATAAccgaaatgaattttattttacagtttTGGTAGGCTAATCTTTTTGCATGAAGAATGGAGATAATATTGTCACTATAACAATCTGAGCTGCATGAAATGAGTATGATTGCACTACTATTGTTCTGAAATTGGTTTTGCATTGAGAATTATGCATCTCTTTAATTTTACTATGTACATATGTTTATGAAACTGTGCGTTATTTTAACGATTGGGAGCGAATtgatgaaaataaaatgaatcCTTTTCTTTCAGAGAACCATACAATCACAGTTCGATAACATTGCAGAAAATTTCAACAGTGGAATTGACGATGAACAAAAATTATTAGAACAACGACTTTTGGAACAACAACGCCAGTCGGAAGAAGATAGTCGTTGGTTGGCAAGGGAAGAGGTGCGATTTATTACttgcattttttatatttatgatgCATTATTTGTTTGCTCATTCTACTATTGTTTATTTCCATATTTAGAAACGTCTGTCCATTGCGACAAGTGGAGACGAAAGCGCGAGTCCACCAATTCCCCGTTCAGTTACGCAATCACCAAATCATGAACAACATAGTGCTAATACCGGTTCTATAGGTTCCGATAAAAGTACCGAAAAAGTAATTGTAGTGAAGgtaatttttttaatgtttaaataatttttaaatgtaaagAAAGTTACAGAAAATGCCTATTTTGTAGAAAATGGAACCAACACCAACTGCCGATCTAGATAGAACGAACGATAAAGTATATGATTGTACCACCAGTGTAGTTCGTGCTGTGATGTCTTTATCTCAAGGTATGAATTATTATGTAAGATACCGAGCTATCTATGacgttttaaataatattttaactcACAAACTTAGGTGTCCAACAAAGCAAAGCTGACCAATATTTGGAATTAGTACGTAAAGTGGGTATCGAATTAAAGGCCTTACTTTCATCTGTAGATGTTCTGATGGACATATTACCTACATCTGCTCATCGAGAAGTAGAAATGGCGCATAAAGTTCTTAGTAAGGATATGGCAGAACTTGTAAATGCCATGAAACAAGCTCAGAAATACAGTGCTACTACTTTGGATGCAGAATACCGAAAGTAAATGTTTCGATTAATACCTATTGGTATATCTCCATGCATAACAGATGaatgaaaatattaagaaatatttaatgtaatttcAGAGGAATGCTATCAGCAGCACATATTTTAGCAATGGACGCAAAAAATCTTTTAGATGTAATCGATTCGATACGCATTCGATATCCATACGTAGAAGGTCAAATTTGCCAAAAGCAAAATCATATTAGTACTTCACAAGAATCAATGCCAGAAAGTCGTATTCGTTCCAGTCAATCTGGAGAACATTTCCTAAGGAGAAGTCAGTCGAGTGAACGTCAAGGTACAACATTCAGACAGAGTCAAAGCGGTGATCTTCTACATAGAATGGGGCAATCCGTTGATCGTTCGTTGCAGGTAAACTGTACTTTAAACTTAATTTTATATGACGATTAAATAACGATTAAATAAGTAGAGCAATATTCCAGAAATACAATTTTGCTTTTAGGGTAGCCAAACTGATGTTAGCAGTAGTTCTAGTTTAGAAAGAAGGCATCATATCGTCACTAATAGTCTCGAACGTAATTCAACAACAAGACGACAAATGACCACAAATAGCTTAGAAAGAAAAAGACCATCGTTATCTTGTAATATCAGCCCTATGAATAATTCGGTTAATCTGCCACCAATGGTACCAGTTACCTGTAATTTAGTCCAAACAGTTGGACCTGTCATTCATCCAAGTCAAACAGTAACAACAGGTATTAATCAACAGTCAGTGTTTGCACCTAATAATAAAACGACAAATGAAAGTGCAACAACTGATAGCTAACAACGAGGTGCCTTGTATTAAGGTAAATTCAAATTATTCATTACATTCACATGaaatttcttgtattcgttACTTTACTGCatttatatttgttaatttCAGGAAAACTTCGAGGGaataattatatgtacatagacTACATCGTACAAGTTACCCATTTACGTCTCACGCATAATTCAGCAGCAGGAGATTTAGTATTTATGCTTTTTATAGctctttttaacatttaacaaaCTTTGTCTAAACGTACTTATAGATAGGACAGTATTCGTTAGATGTAGTCATAGAATTATTACTAAAAGACGTAAGTCACAGCTATAAAGAAATCACTCCAAAGCTTtagaattattgttattttgttattatatGACAACCACGTGTATAGGGTGACGCAAAAGGCACCCTCGAATTTAAGGTTCAAGCGTTATAAGTGTACGTAATTTTTACCGATACAAAACCAATATTTACATGAGGAGCTATTTAAATTTTGTTACACATACTttaacattattatata from Bombus affinis isolate iyBomAffi1 chromosome 3, iyBomAffi1.2, whole genome shotgun sequence encodes:
- the LOC126914262 gene encoding focal adhesion kinase 1 isoform X3, with translation MMVERVEDHLFMYRRPVYRVFQYLETTDHEGMSTGVGDGAGGGGGVQGSGGGRNTPPHGSPTPMDKATLKVHLPNGGFNVVKFGDAIDVRGIISLVTSRLSVGTRHYRNLYAMRLHHPGSGESYWLHQDTTMYQVQEKYEKKHPHCEWRYELRVRYLPQNLNDLYEKDKVTFYYYYDQVRNDYLCANHAALDQDVAVQLCCLEIRYFFKDMPQVALDKKSNLEYLEREVGLHKFLPRSVLNGMKPKALRKLIQQHFKKVAALSELECMFKFFDLLRAHYRFDQERFICALGSSWSIPVELVIGPDLGISYMAHRGGTVPTRMAEFSQIQSIQTLVSDCKEHAKACIKLRVAGAAETLSITCSSLDQAESLADLIDGYCRLITGSNTSLWNRKAASWKNYPCPCKDAHPPKYRQEGSNSPEKNVSKTGTILSEDYAEIVDEEGDYSTPATRDYEIVRNQVELGEIIGEGQFGNVHKGSYKGRDNQVIPVAVKTCKVDADLATSEKFLEEAYIMQQFEHPHIIRLIGVCSEAPIWLVMELAKLGEMRAYLQSNKHRLDLATLLLYTFQLSTALSYLESKKFVHRDIAARNVLVSAHNSVKLADFGLSRWVEDQSYYTASRCKLPIKWMAPESINFRRFTTSSDVWMFGVCMWEILMLGVKPFQGVKNNEVIRKLENGERLALPNHCPPRLYSLMSQCWSYEPSKRPTFKEIRETLHEILLEEKHQQQETMRRENRRVQAMSWGADDVPPPKPSRQPQNTTDQSQLTAAAPVSTYIVAQSPEVLAQLLKDNQTRGVCPSVYTTPASPFNTLAVQFQDEEQVLTTALVSDLPFFDSATSEPSASHDTQSGDSTLSDTNLDSLDSSDTPLMSSLNISDATQAQSPAANRKQQKVKEMQNLYAVSSKVVGSITGDLYSPVQKFTTSSAIPATTSVATCGEIYGPVANFTQSSAIVGNLSQSPSVGGNFGENPGNFGPSSLNSIVGLNNQNHSSNFGQFSANNTNQTFGVAQPVSQNSSCIQNPVTAVAYPRVPIVSSTSAAVPGSNTECLYGPVLKFRAQNIQNQNISDLKPVNVSVGSAIPNSRSNLAHTSAPGQNLQAQPMHTQNYQHQQIYSNISHPGTQPMYMSQSQNVQNIQKQNPIHQPVSYIPTQHTNQQNQATGANPIYTAQTASVTVVQAQKIQGPVYVQQIQAGIASHVPSAQAMNMNQQLSFEIAQSHPVQMHFATSGGSVQPTSQQHMHPSTSNIVMGQQSTSVIATQHAPTQCNVSNLSATMANATQYLPQPVMQTGIIRSSTPQIATGVAKITTFVNQKQDEQLTSSTDGTLSGSLISSAVSDSTMSSSSSMTEEAQQDQRTIQSQFDNIAENFNSGIDDEQKLLEQRLLEQQRQSEEDSRWLAREEKRLSIATSGDESASPPIPRSVTQSPNHEQHSANTGSIGSDKSTEKVIVVKKMEPTPTADLDRTNDKVYDCTTSVVRAVMSLSQGVQQSKADQYLELVRKVGIELKALLSSVDVLMDILPTSAHREVEMAHKVLSKDMAELVNAMKQAQKYSATTLDAEYRKGMLSAAHILAMDAKNLLDVIDSIRIRYPYVEGQICQKQNHISTSQESMPESRIRSSQSGEHFLRRSQSSERQGTTFRQSQSGDLLHRMGQSVDRSLQGSQTDVSSSSSLERRHHIVTNSLERNSTTRRQMTTNSLERKRPSLSCNISPMNNSVNLPPMVPVTCNLVQTVGPVIHPSQTVTTGINQQSVFAPNNKTTNESATTDS
- the LOC126914262 gene encoding uncharacterized protein LOC126914262 isoform X1 gives rise to the protein MLELVERKANGISWPSCRGQNLESLGKDPKGIFFLRRDRACPREKRWRRENGGLLCSLGQLRCNDSYTPDTVGTWKFHRVSRPSHEGMSTGVGDGAGGGGGVQGSGGGRNTPPHGSPTPMDKATLKVHLPNGGFNVVKFGDAIDVRGIISLVTSRLSVGTRHYRNLYAMRLHHPGSGESYWLHQDTTMYQVQEKYEKKHPHCEWRYELRVRYLPQNLNDLYEKDKVTFYYYYDQVRNDYLCANHAALDQDVAVQLCCLEIRYFFKDMPQVALDKKSNLEYLEREVGLHKFLPRSVLNGMKPKALRKLIQQHFKKVAALSELECMFKFFDLLRAHYRFDQERFICALGSSWSIPVELVIGPDLGISYMAHRGGTVPTRMAEFSQIQSIQTLVSDCKEHAKACIKLRVAGAAETLSITCSSLDQAESLADLIDGYCRLITGSNTSLWNRKAASWKNYPCPCKDAHPPKYRQEGSNSPEKNVSKTGTILSEDYAEIVDEEGDYSTPATRDYEIVRNQVELGEIIGEGQFGNVHKGSYKGRDNQVIPVAVKTCKVDADLATSEKFLEEAYIMQQFEHPHIIRLIGVCSEAPIWLVMELAKLGEMRAYLQSNKHRLDLATLLLYTFQLSTALSYLESKKFVHRDIAARNVLVSAHNSVKLADFGLSRWVEDQSYYTASRCKLPIKWMAPESINFRRFTTSSDVWMFGVCMWEILMLGVKPFQGVKNNEVIRKLENGERLALPNHCPPRLYSLMSQCWSYEPSKRPTFKEIRETLHEILLEEKHQQQETMRRENRRVQAMSWGADDVPPPKPSRQPQNTTDQSQLTAAAPVSTYIVAQSPEVLAQLLKDNQTRGVCPSVYTTPASPFNTLAVQFQDEEQVLTTALVSDLPFFDSATSEPSASHDTQSGDSTLSDTNLDSLDSSDTPLMSSLNISDATQAQSPAANRKQQKVKEMQNLYAVSSKVVGSITGDLYSPVQKFTTSSAIPATTSVATCGEIYGPVANFTQSSAIVGNLSQSPSVGGNFGENPGNFGPSSLNSIVGLNNQNHSSNFGQFSANNTNQTFGVAQPVSQNSSCIQNPVTAVAYPRVPIVSSTSAAVPGSNTECLYGPVLKFRAQNIQNQNISDLKPVNVSVGSAIPNSRSNLAHTSAPGQNLQAQPMHTQNYQHQQIYSNISHPGTQPMYMSQSQNVQNIQKQNPIHQPVSYIPTQHTNQQNQATGANPIYTAQTASVTVVQAQKIQGPVYVQQIQAGIASHVPSAQAMNMNQQLSFEIAQSHPVQMHFATSGGSVQPTSQQHMHPSTSNIVMGQQSTSVIATQHAPTQCNVSNLSATMANATQYLPQPVMQTGIIRSSTPQIATGVAKITTFVNQKQDEQLTSSTDGTLSGSLISSAVSDSTMSSSSSMTEEAQQDQRTIQSQFDNIAENFNSGIDDEQKLLEQRLLEQQRQSEEDSRWLAREEKRLSIATSGDESASPPIPRSVTQSPNHEQHSANTGSIGSDKSTEKVIVVKKMEPTPTADLDRTNDKVYDCTTSVVRAVMSLSQGVQQSKADQYLELVRKVGIELKALLSSVDVLMDILPTSAHREVEMAHKVLSKDMAELVNAMKQAQKYSATTLDAEYRKGMLSAAHILAMDAKNLLDVIDSIRIRYPYVEGQICQKQNHISTSQESMPESRIRSSQSGEHFLRRSQSSERQGTTFRQSQSGDLLHRMGQSVDRSLQGSQTDVSSSSSLERRHHIVTNSLERNSTTRRQMTTNSLERKRPSLSCNISPMNNSVNLPPMVPVTCNLVQTVGPVIHPSQTVTTGINQQSVFAPNNKTTNESATTDS
- the LOC126914262 gene encoding focal adhesion kinase 1 isoform X5, translated to MLELVERKANGISWPSCRGQNLESLGKDPKGIFFLRRDRACPREKRWRRENGGLLCSLGQLRCNDSYTPDTVGTWKFHRVSRPSHEGMSTGVGDGAGGGGGVQGSGGGRNTPPHGSPTPMDKATLKVHLPNGGFNVVKFGDAIDVRGIISLVTSRLSVGTRHYRNLYAMRLHHPGSGESYWLHQDTTMYQVQEKYEKKHPHCEWRYELRVRYLPQNLNDLYEKDKVTFYYYYDQVRNDYLCANHAALDQDVAVQLCCLEIRYFFKDMPQVALDKKSNLEYLEREVGLHKFLPRSVLNGMKPKALRKLIQQHFKKVAALSELECMFKFFDLLRAHYRFDQERFICALGSSWSIPVELVIGPDLGISYMAHRGGTVPTRMAEFSQIQSIQTLVSDCKEHAKACIKLRVAGAAETLSITCSSLDQAESLADLIDGYCRLITGSNTSLWNRKAASWKNYPCPCKDAHPPKYRQEGSNSPEKNVSKTGTILSEDYAEIVDEEGDYSTPATRDYEIVRNQVELGEIIGEGQFGNVHKGSYKGRDNQVIPVAVKTCKVDADLATSEKFLEEAYIMQQFEHPHIIRLIGVCSEAPIWLVMELAKLGEMRAYLQSNKHRLDLATLLLYTFQLSTALSYLESKKFVHRDIAARNVLVSAHNSVKLADFGLSRWVEDQSYYTASRCKLPIKWMAPESINFRRFTTSSDVWMFGVCMWEILMLGVKPFQGVKNNEVIRKLENGERLALPNHCPPRLYSLMSQCWSYEPSKRPTFKEIRETLHEILLEEKHQQQETMRRENRRVQAMSWGADDVPPPKPSRQPQNTTDQSQLTAAAPVSTYIVAQSPEVLAQLLKDNQTRGRTIQSQFDNIAENFNSGIDDEQKLLEQRLLEQQRQSEEDSRWLAREEKRLSIATSGDESASPPIPRSVTQSPNHEQHSANTGSIGSDKSTEKVIVVKKMEPTPTADLDRTNDKVYDCTTSVVRAVMSLSQGVQQSKADQYLELVRKVGIELKALLSSVDVLMDILPTSAHREVEMAHKVLSKDMAELVNAMKQAQKYSATTLDAEYRKGMLSAAHILAMDAKNLLDVIDSIRIRYPYVEGQICQKQNHISTSQESMPESRIRSSQSGEHFLRRSQSSERQGTTFRQSQSGDLLHRMGQSVDRSLQGSQTDVSSSSSLERRHHIVTNSLERNSTTRRQMTTNSLERKRPSLSCNISPMNNSVNLPPMVPVTCNLVQTVGPVIHPSQTVTTGINQQSVFAPNNKTTNESATTDS
- the LOC126914262 gene encoding focal adhesion kinase 1 isoform X4, producing MSTGVGDGAGGGGGVQGSGGGRNTPPHGSPTPMDKATLKVHLPNGGFNVVKFGDAIDVRGIISLVTSRLSVGTRHYRNLYAMRLHHPGSGESYWLHQDTTMYQVQEKYEKKHPHCEWRYELRVRYLPQNLNDLYEKDKVTFYYYYDQVRNDYLCANHAALDQDVAVQLCCLEIRYFFKDMPQVALDKKSNLEYLEREVGLHKFLPRSVLNGMKPKALRKLIQQHFKKVAALSELECMFKFFDLLRAHYRFDQERFICALGSSWSIPVELVIGPDLGISYMAHRGGTVPTRMAEFSQIQSIQTLVSDCKEHAKACIKLRVAGAAETLSITCSSLDQAESLADLIDGYCRLITGSNTSLWNRKAASWKNYPCPCKDAHPPKYRQEGSNSPEKNVSKTGTILSEDYAEIVDEEGDYSTPATRDYEIVRNQVELGEIIGEGQFGNVHKGSYKGRDNQVIPVAVKTCKVDADLATSEKFLEEAYIMQQFEHPHIIRLIGVCSEAPIWLVMELAKLGEMRAYLQSNKHRLDLATLLLYTFQLSTALSYLESKKFVHRDIAARNVLVSAHNSVKLADFGLSRWVEDQSYYTASRCKLPIKWMAPESINFRRFTTSSDVWMFGVCMWEILMLGVKPFQGVKNNEVIRKLENGERLALPNHCPPRLYSLMSQCWSYEPSKRPTFKEIRETLHEILLEEKHQQQETMRRENRRVQAMSWGADDVPPPKPSRQPQNTTDQSQLTAAAPVSTYIVAQSPEVLAQLLKDNQTRGVCPSVYTTPASPFNTLAVQFQDEEQVLTTALVSDLPFFDSATSEPSASHDTQSGDSTLSDTNLDSLDSSDTPLMSSLNISDATQAQSPAANRKQQKVKEMQNLYAVSSKVVGSITGDLYSPVQKFTTSSAIPATTSVATCGEIYGPVANFTQSSAIVGNLSQSPSVGGNFGENPGNFGPSSLNSIVGLNNQNHSSNFGQFSANNTNQTFGVAQPVSQNSSCIQNPVTAVAYPRVPIVSSTSAAVPGSNTECLYGPVLKFRAQNIQNQNISDLKPVNVSVGSAIPNSRSNLAHTSAPGQNLQAQPMHTQNYQHQQIYSNISHPGTQPMYMSQSQNVQNIQKQNPIHQPVSYIPTQHTNQQNQATGANPIYTAQTASVTVVQAQKIQGPVYVQQIQAGIASHVPSAQAMNMNQQLSFEIAQSHPVQMHFATSGGSVQPTSQQHMHPSTSNIVMGQQSTSVIATQHAPTQCNVSNLSATMANATQYLPQPVMQTGIIRSSTPQIATGVAKITTFVNQKQDEQLTSSTDGTLSGSLISSAVSDSTMSSSSSMTEEAQQDQRTIQSQFDNIAENFNSGIDDEQKLLEQRLLEQQRQSEEDSRWLAREEKRLSIATSGDESASPPIPRSVTQSPNHEQHSANTGSIGSDKSTEKVIVVKKMEPTPTADLDRTNDKVYDCTTSVVRAVMSLSQGVQQSKADQYLELVRKVGIELKALLSSVDVLMDILPTSAHREVEMAHKVLSKDMAELVNAMKQAQKYSATTLDAEYRKGMLSAAHILAMDAKNLLDVIDSIRIRYPYVEGQICQKQNHISTSQESMPESRIRSSQSGEHFLRRSQSSERQGTTFRQSQSGDLLHRMGQSVDRSLQGSQTDVSSSSSLERRHHIVTNSLERNSTTRRQMTTNSLERKRPSLSCNISPMNNSVNLPPMVPVTCNLVQTVGPVIHPSQTVTTGINQQSVFAPNNKTTNESATTDS
- the LOC126914262 gene encoding uncharacterized protein LOC126914262 isoform X2 encodes the protein MLELVERKANGISWPSCRGQNLESLGKDPKGIFFLRRDRACPREKRWRRENGGLLCSLGQLRCNDSYTPDTVGTWKFHRVSRPSHEGMSTGVGDGAGGGGGVQGSGGGRNTPPHGSPTPMDKATLKVHLPNGGFNVVKFGDAIDVRGIISLVTSRLSVGTRHYRNLYAMRLHHPGSGESYWLHQDTTMYQVQEKYEKKHPHCEWRYELRVRYLPQNLNDLYEKDKVTFYYYYDQVRNDYLCANHAALDQDVAVQLCCLEIRYFFKDMPQVALDKKSNLEYLEREVGLHKFLPRSVLNGMKPKALRKLIQQHFKKVAALSELECMFKFFDLLRAHYRFDQERFICALGSSWSIPVELVIGPDLGISYMAHRGGTVPTRMAEFSQIQSIQTLVSDCKEHAKACIKLRVAGAAETLSITCSSLDQAESLADLIDGYCRLITGSNTSLWNRKDAHPPKYRQEGSNSPEKNVSKTGTILSEDYAEIVDEEGDYSTPATRDYEIVRNQVELGEIIGEGQFGNVHKGSYKGRDNQVIPVAVKTCKVDADLATSEKFLEEAYIMQQFEHPHIIRLIGVCSEAPIWLVMELAKLGEMRAYLQSNKHRLDLATLLLYTFQLSTALSYLESKKFVHRDIAARNVLVSAHNSVKLADFGLSRWVEDQSYYTASRCKLPIKWMAPESINFRRFTTSSDVWMFGVCMWEILMLGVKPFQGVKNNEVIRKLENGERLALPNHCPPRLYSLMSQCWSYEPSKRPTFKEIRETLHEILLEEKHQQQETMRRENRRVQAMSWGADDVPPPKPSRQPQNTTDQSQLTAAAPVSTYIVAQSPEVLAQLLKDNQTRGVCPSVYTTPASPFNTLAVQFQDEEQVLTTALVSDLPFFDSATSEPSASHDTQSGDSTLSDTNLDSLDSSDTPLMSSLNISDATQAQSPAANRKQQKVKEMQNLYAVSSKVVGSITGDLYSPVQKFTTSSAIPATTSVATCGEIYGPVANFTQSSAIVGNLSQSPSVGGNFGENPGNFGPSSLNSIVGLNNQNHSSNFGQFSANNTNQTFGVAQPVSQNSSCIQNPVTAVAYPRVPIVSSTSAAVPGSNTECLYGPVLKFRAQNIQNQNISDLKPVNVSVGSAIPNSRSNLAHTSAPGQNLQAQPMHTQNYQHQQIYSNISHPGTQPMYMSQSQNVQNIQKQNPIHQPVSYIPTQHTNQQNQATGANPIYTAQTASVTVVQAQKIQGPVYVQQIQAGIASHVPSAQAMNMNQQLSFEIAQSHPVQMHFATSGGSVQPTSQQHMHPSTSNIVMGQQSTSVIATQHAPTQCNVSNLSATMANATQYLPQPVMQTGIIRSSTPQIATGVAKITTFVNQKQDEQLTSSTDGTLSGSLISSAVSDSTMSSSSSMTEEAQQDQRTIQSQFDNIAENFNSGIDDEQKLLEQRLLEQQRQSEEDSRWLAREEKRLSIATSGDESASPPIPRSVTQSPNHEQHSANTGSIGSDKSTEKVIVVKKMEPTPTADLDRTNDKVYDCTTSVVRAVMSLSQGVQQSKADQYLELVRKVGIELKALLSSVDVLMDILPTSAHREVEMAHKVLSKDMAELVNAMKQAQKYSATTLDAEYRKGMLSAAHILAMDAKNLLDVIDSIRIRYPYVEGQICQKQNHISTSQESMPESRIRSSQSGEHFLRRSQSSERQGTTFRQSQSGDLLHRMGQSVDRSLQGSQTDVSSSSSLERRHHIVTNSLERNSTTRRQMTTNSLERKRPSLSCNISPMNNSVNLPPMVPVTCNLVQTVGPVIHPSQTVTTGINQQSVFAPNNKTTNESATTDS